In one Prochlorococcus marinus XMU1404 genomic region, the following are encoded:
- the nusA gene encoding transcription termination factor NusA, giving the protein MALVILPGLNNLIEDISEEKKLPPNIVESALREALLKGYEKYRRTFYIGVNEDPFDEEYFSNFDVGLDLDEEGYRILSSKIIVEEVESEDHQISLTEVKQVADDAQIGDTVVLDVTPEKEDFGRMAASTTKQVLGQKLRDQQRKMIQEEFADLEDPVLTARVIRFERQSVIMGVSSGIGRPEVEAELPKRDQLPNDNYRANATFKVFLKEVSEIARKGPQLFVSRANAGLVVYLFENEVPEIQEGTVKIVAVSREANPPSRAVGPRTKVAVDSVEQEVDPVGACIGARGARIQQVVNELRGEKIDVIKWSSDPIQYILNSLSPAKVDLVRLVDPEGQHAHVLVPPDQLSLAIGREGQNVRLAARLTGWKIDVKNSHEYDQEAEDAAVSELITQREDEEKLQREAELRLEAEQAERAAEDARLRELYPLPEDDQEYGEEHYEGEEFSDNDQFETVQENEISAKEERKR; this is encoded by the coding sequence ATGGCATTAGTTATTCTCCCAGGTTTAAACAATCTTATTGAAGATATTAGTGAGGAAAAGAAGTTGCCTCCTAATATTGTTGAATCAGCCTTGCGCGAAGCCTTATTAAAAGGATACGAAAAATATAGAAGAACTTTTTACATTGGAGTTAACGAAGATCCATTTGATGAAGAATACTTTAGTAATTTTGATGTTGGACTAGATCTAGATGAAGAAGGTTATAGAATTTTATCGAGTAAGATAATTGTTGAAGAAGTTGAGAGCGAAGATCATCAAATATCTCTTACAGAAGTAAAACAAGTCGCTGATGATGCTCAAATAGGTGACACAGTTGTTTTAGACGTTACTCCTGAAAAAGAGGATTTTGGGCGAATGGCTGCTTCAACAACTAAGCAAGTTTTAGGCCAAAAGTTAAGAGATCAACAAAGGAAAATGATCCAAGAAGAATTTGCAGATTTGGAAGATCCTGTTTTAACTGCAAGAGTCATAAGATTTGAGAGACAATCAGTTATTATGGGGGTTAGTTCAGGTATTGGCAGACCTGAAGTTGAAGCCGAACTTCCTAAGAGAGATCAATTACCAAATGATAATTATAGGGCCAACGCAACCTTCAAAGTATTTTTAAAAGAAGTTAGCGAAATAGCAAGAAAAGGGCCACAACTTTTTGTAAGTAGAGCAAATGCTGGTTTGGTTGTTTACTTATTTGAAAATGAAGTCCCAGAAATTCAAGAAGGTACTGTAAAAATTGTTGCTGTCTCTAGAGAAGCAAACCCTCCTTCAAGAGCTGTTGGACCAAGGACAAAAGTAGCAGTTGATAGTGTTGAACAAGAAGTGGATCCAGTAGGTGCTTGCATTGGAGCTAGAGGGGCAAGAATTCAACAAGTAGTTAATGAATTAAGGGGAGAAAAAATTGATGTTATAAAATGGTCATCTGATCCAATTCAATATATTTTAAATTCTTTAAGCCCTGCGAAAGTAGATCTAGTAAGGTTAGTTGATCCAGAAGGGCAGCATGCGCACGTACTAGTACCTCCAGATCAATTAAGTCTTGCAATTGGTAGAGAGGGTCAAAATGTAAGACTTGCGGCAAGATTGACTGGTTGGAAGATTGATGTTAAAAACTCACATGAATACGATCAGGAAGCAGAGGATGCTGCAGTCTCTGAATTAATCACTCAAAGGGAAGATGAAGAGAAGCTTCAGCGCGAAGCTGAGCTAAGATTAGAAGCAGAACAAGCTGAGCGTGCTGCTGAAGATGCAAGATTAAGAGAGCTTTATCCCCTCCCCGAAGATGATCAAGAGTATGGAGAAGAACATTACGAAGGAGAAGAATTTTCAGATAATGATCAATTTGAGACTGTTCAAGAAAATGAAATATCCGCCAAAGAGGAGAGGAAACGGTGA
- a CDS encoding YlxR family protein, with translation MIRQTPVMRICISCRKTYNRKDLFKITKDHKQGIMFQKGMGRSAYICKSKKCYSDSKIKKKLQKALKTSLEAEFIDIFEKEITSYNDYPN, from the coding sequence GTGATACGACAAACGCCTGTTATGCGTATATGCATTTCATGTAGAAAAACATATAACAGGAAAGATCTTTTCAAAATTACCAAAGATCATAAGCAAGGCATCATGTTTCAAAAGGGAATGGGACGATCAGCTTACATTTGCAAGTCAAAAAAGTGTTACTCAGATTCCAAGATAAAAAAGAAACTTCAAAAAGCTTTAAAAACATCTCTAGAAGCTGAATTTATTGATATTTTTGAAAAAGAAATCACAAGCTACAATGACTATCCCAATTAG
- the infB gene encoding translation initiation factor IF-2 produces the protein MTISDKIRIYELSRDLSLDNKDILDAAQKLAISVKSHSSSISAEDAKKIKNLINKKNSDKKILSINKPSIKKDNHKQKKEDQSPVKPSAKGNLHKDNSNKKTLLIKPINKPESVKIISNQTKNPTKPNIKSKPLQNFNQEKKTFQNNITPPIKSPTKPPIQLIEKPKNINHNVKPKDSTNNISNSEDKRQLSNKPHQNSNKSKTKKFNDRKNTPELVGAPIRRDDINKQNNIKQNTPLKHTFPNRSGAPNKPGSRNNPSGQGRAGQFNRQDNRNRLAAPNRPGTPNRPGTPNRPGMTNRPGSFNRQDNRNRLAAPNRPGTPNRPGMTNRPGSKFNGQKSSGIRKPVSPNELLQLQKTNKSETDKLGSNKKDKQNLESPKQKVRAPNNRPSAAPSSKKSPHRAFTNNSKKPGRSDWDDSAKLEALRNKNPQKQRQKVHIIGDNDDSLTSETSGYSGEKISILSASLARPKKEKSSESKPQKSIKQFKKKKKESTRQRQKRRAMELKAAKEAKQVRPEMIIVPEDNLTVQELADKLSLESSEIIKSLFFKGITATVTQSLDLATIETVAEEFGVPVLQDDIQEAAEKTVDMIESEDVDSLIKRPPVITVMGHVDHGKTSLLDSIRESRVASGEAGGITQHIGAYQVEFEHESKKKKLTFLDTPGHEAFTAMRARGTKVTDVAVLVVAADDGCRPQTLEAISHARAAKVPIVVAINKIDKEGASAERVKQELSEKDLIAEDWGGDTVMVPVSAIKKQNIDKLLEMILLVSEVEDLQANPDRSAKGTVIEAHLDKAKGPVATLLVQNGTLNSGDVLAAGSVLGKIRAMVDEHGNRIKEAGPSFPVEALGFSEVPTAGDEFEVYPDEKTARAIVGERATDARATKLAQQMASRRVSLSSLSTQANDGELKELNLILKADVQGSVEAILGSLEQLPKNEVQVRVLLSAPGEITETDIDLAAASGSVIIGFNTSLASGAKKAADANDVDIREYEVIYKLLEDIQSAMEGLLEPDLVEESLGKAEVRATFAVGKGAIAGCYIQTGKLQRNCSLRVVRSEKIIFEGNLDSLKRSKDDVKEVNTGFECGVGCDKFSSWIEGDIIEAFKFVTKKRKLTQ, from the coding sequence ATGACTATCAGCGATAAAATCAGAATTTACGAACTTTCCAGGGATTTAAGTCTGGATAATAAAGATATATTGGATGCCGCTCAAAAACTTGCAATTTCAGTAAAAAGCCATAGCAGCTCTATAAGTGCAGAGGACGCAAAAAAAATAAAAAATCTTATCAATAAAAAAAATTCTGATAAAAAAATACTTTCTATTAATAAACCTTCAATTAAGAAAGATAATCATAAACAAAAAAAAGAAGACCAATCTCCTGTTAAACCTTCAGCAAAAGGAAACCTTCACAAAGATAACTCTAACAAAAAGACATTATTGATAAAACCTATTAATAAACCTGAAAGTGTAAAAATAATTTCAAATCAAACTAAAAATCCCACCAAACCTAATATAAAAAGTAAGCCCTTACAAAATTTCAACCAAGAGAAAAAAACTTTTCAAAATAACATAACTCCACCTATCAAAAGTCCCACAAAACCTCCAATTCAATTAATTGAAAAGCCTAAAAATATAAATCATAATGTTAAGCCTAAAGACTCTACCAACAACATCTCCAATTCAGAGGACAAAAGACAACTATCAAACAAACCTCATCAAAATTCGAATAAATCTAAAACAAAAAAATTTAATGACAGAAAAAATACTCCTGAGCTCGTAGGAGCACCGATAAGAAGAGACGATATAAATAAGCAAAACAATATTAAACAAAATACTCCTTTAAAACATACTTTCCCAAATAGATCAGGTGCTCCCAATAAACCTGGATCAAGAAATAATCCATCAGGTCAAGGCAGGGCCGGTCAATTTAATAGACAAGATAATCGAAATAGATTAGCTGCTCCCAACAGACCTGGTACTCCCAACAGGCCTGGTACTCCTAACAGACCTGGGATGACTAATAGGCCAGGTTCATTTAATAGACAAGACAATCGAAATAGATTAGCTGCTCCCAACAGGCCTGGTACTCCTAACAGACCTGGAATGACTAATAGGCCAGGTTCTAAATTCAATGGCCAAAAGTCCTCTGGAATAAGGAAACCAGTATCTCCTAATGAACTTTTGCAACTTCAAAAAACCAATAAATCTGAGACAGACAAACTAGGTTCAAATAAAAAAGATAAGCAAAATCTTGAGTCACCTAAGCAGAAGGTTAGAGCTCCTAATAATCGTCCAAGTGCTGCCCCAAGTTCCAAAAAATCCCCTCATAGAGCATTTACGAATAATTCAAAAAAACCAGGAAGGTCCGATTGGGATGACAGTGCAAAACTAGAAGCATTAAGAAATAAAAATCCCCAGAAACAAAGACAGAAAGTTCATATTATCGGAGATAATGATGATTCACTCACATCTGAAACAAGTGGATACTCAGGTGAGAAAATTTCAATATTATCAGCTAGTTTAGCCCGACCAAAGAAAGAAAAATCTAGTGAATCTAAACCACAAAAATCAATAAAACAATTTAAGAAAAAGAAAAAAGAGTCTACAAGACAAAGGCAGAAAAGAAGAGCTATGGAATTAAAAGCTGCAAAAGAAGCTAAGCAGGTAAGACCAGAGATGATAATAGTTCCCGAAGATAATTTAACAGTTCAAGAATTAGCTGATAAATTAAGTCTTGAAAGTTCTGAAATAATAAAGTCTCTTTTCTTTAAAGGAATAACAGCAACTGTAACCCAATCACTTGACTTGGCAACAATTGAAACAGTAGCGGAAGAATTTGGAGTACCTGTTTTACAAGATGATATCCAAGAAGCTGCAGAGAAAACAGTTGATATGATTGAATCTGAAGATGTTGATAGTTTAATAAAAAGGCCACCTGTTATTACAGTAATGGGGCATGTAGATCATGGAAAAACAAGTCTTTTAGATTCAATCAGAGAATCAAGAGTAGCTTCTGGAGAGGCAGGAGGTATTACTCAACATATCGGGGCTTATCAAGTTGAATTTGAACATGAATCTAAAAAGAAAAAATTAACCTTCCTAGATACTCCTGGTCATGAGGCTTTTACAGCAATGAGAGCAAGGGGGACCAAAGTAACTGATGTGGCTGTTCTTGTCGTAGCTGCAGATGATGGTTGTAGACCTCAAACCCTTGAGGCGATTAGTCATGCAAGAGCTGCAAAAGTACCAATAGTTGTCGCAATTAATAAAATTGATAAAGAAGGAGCTTCCGCTGAGAGGGTTAAACAAGAACTTTCAGAAAAAGATTTAATTGCTGAAGATTGGGGAGGAGATACTGTGATGGTTCCAGTAAGTGCAATTAAAAAACAAAATATTGATAAATTACTAGAAATGATTTTATTAGTTTCAGAAGTTGAAGATCTACAAGCAAACCCAGACAGGTCGGCAAAAGGAACCGTTATAGAAGCACACCTAGATAAAGCCAAAGGTCCTGTAGCTACTTTATTAGTGCAAAATGGTACCTTAAATTCTGGGGATGTTTTAGCCGCAGGTTCAGTCCTTGGAAAAATCAGAGCGATGGTTGATGAACATGGAAACAGAATCAAAGAAGCAGGTCCGTCATTCCCAGTAGAAGCTTTAGGATTCAGTGAAGTTCCAACAGCAGGTGATGAATTTGAGGTTTACCCTGATGAGAAAACTGCTCGAGCCATTGTTGGAGAAAGAGCAACAGATGCTAGAGCTACAAAATTAGCTCAGCAAATGGCCTCCAGAAGAGTCAGCTTATCATCCTTATCGACTCAAGCAAATGATGGGGAATTAAAAGAATTAAACTTAATTCTTAAAGCTGATGTCCAAGGTAGTGTTGAAGCGATATTGGGATCACTAGAACAATTACCAAAAAATGAAGTTCAAGTCAGAGTTCTCCTCTCTGCTCCAGGAGAAATAACCGAGACAGATATAGATCTTGCAGCTGCATCAGGGTCAGTAATTATAGGGTTTAACACCTCATTGGCATCTGGTGCAAAAAAAGCAGCTGATGCAAATGATGTTGATATAAGGGAATATGAAGTAATCTATAAACTCTTAGAAGATATTCAATCGGCTATGGAAGGCCTACTGGAACCCGATCTTGTGGAAGAATCATTGGGTAAAGCTGAAGTTAGAGCAACTTTTGCAGTTGGGAAGGGAGCCATCGCAGGTTGTTATATACAAACAGGAAAATTACAAAGAAATTGCTCTCTTAGAGTTGTCAGATCAGAAAAAATAATTTTTGAAGGTAATTTAGACTCTCTAAAAAGGTCTAAAGATGATGTAAAAGAGGTAAATACAGGTTTTGAATGTGGAGTTGGCTGCGATAAATTCTCTTCGTGGATAGAAGGAGATATTATCGAAGCATTCAAATTCGTTACAAAAAAGAGAAAGCTAACTCAATAA
- a CDS encoding DUF3493 domain-containing protein, whose translation MSKVDPELKKKLLKESQAPFKGLRRILWIAFSGSAFLGLLIMLSKILSGSELQPNNLIIQIFASIIFPTLLFLDRDKD comes from the coding sequence ATGTCAAAAGTAGATCCTGAATTAAAAAAGAAATTACTTAAAGAATCCCAGGCTCCTTTCAAGGGATTAAGAAGAATATTATGGATCGCTTTTAGTGGATCTGCATTTTTAGGACTTCTTATAATGCTTTCTAAAATTTTAAGCGGTAGTGAATTACAGCCGAATAATCTCATTATACAAATTTTTGCATCTATAATTTTCCCCACTTTATTATTCTTAGATAGGGATAAAGATTAA
- a CDS encoding ArnT family glycosyltransferase, with translation MISKILKFKYLFKLFIFIPLIFYFGKRSYIAFDEGFYALQARWILDKGNWTIPMWWDEYVLDRTIGLQFLIAKSQDIFGRNMFSAYLPTTAAAVLMLFITYKLHEEFFNKKYAIISPLILSTTYLWFDYSHLATQDIIYSCLVTIGVFSLVKIKSEKNQFYILLFGIWIGLSFMMKTFLVLVPLLSLLPYLYIKKNLLFSKLFWVGLLIGFIPYLFWSFSINPFLEKNIIFYLADKFNILSNKNTFTNPIYYYFWNIPATFLPWSIFGIIGTICNIYGSKENKYILSFFPIILITIQSIFSTKTPYYNLQISSILTLNTYVGIRYLFNSRRYKGIFIFFTSKIIPLFIVASLFTYYFFFRNISNFNFKENTFLMIGLFFFGLSWSLIKHKNSFKEILITLIIGPYLLTSFLLQSGLFTDRSRELREKMEYVSSLDIVKNQPIKVDKKGIDNSQSQSKIIRISLLTPKLSEGIDSLDKLNKSELAWTTKYEELKNNNYSYEVIYENDILNPWKLILKNK, from the coding sequence ATGATTAGTAAAATTTTAAAATTTAAATATCTTTTTAAACTATTTATTTTTATTCCTCTTATATTTTATTTTGGCAAACGAAGTTATATTGCTTTTGATGAAGGATTTTATGCATTACAAGCCAGATGGATACTTGATAAAGGTAATTGGACAATTCCTATGTGGTGGGACGAGTATGTTTTAGATAGAACTATTGGACTACAGTTTTTAATTGCAAAGTCACAAGATATCTTTGGAAGAAATATGTTTTCCGCCTATCTGCCCACAACAGCTGCTGCAGTATTAATGCTATTTATAACTTATAAATTACATGAAGAATTTTTTAATAAAAAATATGCAATTATTTCTCCACTAATACTTTCTACTACATATCTATGGTTTGATTACTCACATTTAGCAACTCAAGATATCATTTATTCATGTTTAGTCACTATTGGAGTATTTTCTTTAGTCAAAATAAAAAGCGAGAAAAACCAATTCTATATTCTACTTTTTGGAATTTGGATTGGTTTATCTTTTATGATGAAAACTTTTCTAGTATTAGTGCCTTTATTATCACTCCTACCATATTTATATATCAAAAAAAATCTTTTATTCAGTAAATTGTTTTGGGTTGGACTGCTCATTGGATTTATTCCATATTTATTTTGGTCATTCTCTATTAACCCTTTTTTAGAAAAAAATATTATTTTTTACTTAGCTGATAAGTTTAATATTCTCTCTAATAAAAATACTTTTACAAATCCTATCTATTATTATTTTTGGAATATTCCTGCAACATTCTTACCATGGAGTATTTTTGGAATTATTGGCACTATATGCAACATTTATGGAAGTAAAGAAAATAAGTATATACTTAGCTTTTTCCCCATAATATTAATAACTATTCAAAGTATTTTTTCTACAAAAACTCCATATTATAATCTACAAATCTCATCTATTTTGACATTAAATACTTATGTAGGCATAAGATATCTCTTCAATTCTAGAAGATATAAAGGAATTTTTATATTTTTCACGTCAAAAATAATTCCATTATTTATAGTCGCTTCCTTATTCACATATTATTTTTTCTTTAGGAACATTAGCAACTTTAATTTTAAGGAAAATACATTTCTAATGATTGGATTATTTTTTTTCGGACTATCTTGGTCATTGATAAAACATAAAAACTCATTTAAAGAAATATTAATAACACTTATAATCGGGCCTTACTTATTGACTTCATTTCTCTTGCAATCAGGATTATTTACCGATAGGTCAAGAGAACTTAGAGAAAAAATGGAATACGTTTCATCTTTAGATATAGTAAAAAATCAACCGATAAAAGTTGATAAAAAAGGAATAGACAATTCTCAATCTCAATCAAAAATCATTAGGATTTCATTGTTAACACCTAAATTAAGCGAAGGGATAGATAGTTTAGATAAATTGAATAAATCAGAGTTAGCATGGACGACTAAATATGAAGAATTAAAAAACAATAATTATTCTTACGAAGTTATATATGAAAATGATATCTTAAACCCATGGAAATTAATATTAAAAAATAAATAA
- a CDS encoding glycosyltransferase family 2 protein, producing MTSVNSWNLTNNKLHQLFKNNDEFISIKVRGNTWEPITRWLKLDSRIFRETTSKARITLCDIESLAEIYNYRSIRWKAKKLTPLPTKIIPQSFKNIFRKLPIIKQLAYEIEIVFYRYNENNSNHLISIVIPARNEAGNKELLINALNKFKKIPNKLEIIFVEGNSKDNTFKILEELKESYSNCFKISLLKQTSKGKKNAVVEGFNISSGKTLAIIDSDFTVDIDDSISAIMESTKNENILINCSRTTFPMEKDAMRWANYIGNRLFAIFLSILINKPVSDSLCGTKVFSRKFFKLMKKNGSWDSKSDPFGDFTIIFEAANNNINILNYPVRYYARKSGAPNISRWVDGLKLLKVCWIYMISDI from the coding sequence ATGACATCAGTAAATTCTTGGAATTTAACGAATAACAAACTTCATCAATTATTCAAAAATAATGACGAATTCATTTCAATTAAAGTTCGGGGTAATACTTGGGAACCAATAACTAGATGGTTAAAATTAGATTCGAGAATTTTTAGAGAAACTACTAGTAAAGCGAGGATAACCTTATGCGATATTGAATCTCTTGCAGAAATTTATAACTACAGATCCATTAGATGGAAAGCAAAAAAATTAACTCCTTTGCCAACTAAAATAATTCCACAATCTTTTAAAAATATTTTTCGTAAACTACCAATCATAAAGCAACTTGCCTATGAAATAGAAATAGTTTTTTATAGATATAATGAAAACAACTCCAACCATTTAATATCCATAGTAATACCGGCAAGAAATGAGGCTGGGAATAAAGAACTTTTAATAAACGCTTTAAATAAATTCAAAAAAATACCCAATAAATTAGAAATTATATTTGTTGAAGGGAATAGCAAAGATAATACGTTTAAAATTCTGGAAGAGTTAAAAGAAAGTTACTCAAATTGCTTCAAGATATCTCTTTTAAAACAAACTTCCAAAGGCAAGAAAAATGCTGTTGTTGAAGGATTTAATATTTCATCAGGTAAAACTCTCGCAATAATTGATAGTGATTTTACTGTAGATATTGATGATAGTATTTCAGCAATTATGGAATCAACCAAAAATGAAAATATTTTAATTAATTGTTCCCGTACAACTTTTCCGATGGAAAAAGATGCAATGAGATGGGCTAACTATATAGGAAATAGACTTTTTGCAATATTTTTATCGATTCTCATAAATAAGCCAGTATCTGATTCACTTTGTGGGACAAAAGTTTTTTCAAGGAAATTCTTTAAACTTATGAAAAAAAATGGTAGTTGGGATTCTAAATCTGACCCATTTGGAGACTTCACAATAATATTTGAAGCAGCAAATAATAATATCAATATACTTAATTATCCTGTTAGATATTATGCCAGAAAATCTGGGGCCCCAAATATATCAAGATGGGTTGATGGTTTAAAACTTCTCAAAGTATGCTGGATTTATATGATTTCTGATATATGA
- a CDS encoding photosystem II high light acclimation radical SAM protein, which yields MNFNFELKKLDKKNFHRKDFEKILTVRLPCNPIFPIGPIYLADHIHKCFPGLEQQFIDLAIIPSNKVSKYLARKIDQFRPHLIIFSWRDIQIYAPVDGRSGNPLQNSFEVFYSKNILKKIRGSWGGLKLIASHYGEIYRNTSLVKMGLKRAQKYNKNVKVILGGGAVSVFYEQLGNLLPKGTVISVGEGENLIEKIIRGDSIEEERCYIAGQKPRNKLIHEQPSGTVKTACNYKYIKSIWPEFDWYIEGGDYYVGVQTKRGCPHNCCFCIYTVVEGKQVRINPVKEVIKEMKQLYDLGVRGFWFTDAQFIPAKKHIEDAKTLLQAIKDQGWDDINWAAYIRADNIDAELAQLMVDTGMSYFEIGITSGSQELVRKMRLAYDLETVLNNCRMLVKSGFKNHVSVNYSFNVFDETPSTIRQTIAYHRELENIFGKGLVDPAIFFIGLQPHTLLEKYALEHKILKPNYNPMSMMPWTARKLLWNPGSLGEKLGQVCLEAFDNQEDEFGKTVIDILEREYGKSSLKESLKVRPLSERKLAFSKL from the coding sequence ATGAATTTTAATTTTGAGTTAAAAAAATTAGATAAAAAAAATTTCCACAGAAAGGATTTTGAAAAAATTCTTACTGTAAGACTTCCTTGTAATCCAATATTTCCAATAGGGCCTATTTATTTAGCAGACCATATTCATAAATGTTTTCCAGGTTTAGAACAGCAATTCATTGATCTAGCAATAATTCCATCTAATAAAGTTTCCAAATATTTAGCTAGAAAAATTGATCAATTTAGACCGCATCTAATCATTTTTTCATGGAGAGATATACAAATTTATGCACCTGTTGATGGTAGAAGTGGAAATCCCCTACAAAACTCTTTTGAGGTTTTCTACTCAAAAAATATTCTTAAAAAAATTAGAGGTTCCTGGGGAGGATTAAAATTAATTGCATCTCATTATGGAGAAATATATAGAAATACTTCTTTAGTCAAGATGGGACTAAAAAGAGCACAAAAATACAATAAAAATGTAAAAGTAATTCTAGGAGGTGGGGCTGTTAGTGTCTTCTATGAACAATTGGGAAATCTACTCCCAAAAGGAACTGTTATTTCAGTTGGAGAGGGAGAGAATCTCATAGAAAAAATCATTAGAGGAGATTCAATAGAAGAAGAAAGATGTTACATTGCTGGACAAAAACCTCGGAACAAATTAATACATGAACAACCTTCAGGCACTGTTAAAACTGCCTGCAACTATAAATATATTAAATCAATATGGCCTGAATTCGATTGGTACATAGAAGGTGGCGATTATTACGTAGGGGTGCAAACAAAAAGAGGTTGTCCTCATAATTGTTGTTTCTGTATTTACACAGTTGTGGAGGGGAAGCAGGTTCGCATTAATCCTGTTAAGGAAGTAATCAAAGAAATGAAACAATTATATGATCTTGGAGTAAGGGGATTTTGGTTCACAGATGCACAGTTTATTCCAGCGAAAAAACATATTGAAGATGCAAAGACACTTTTGCAAGCAATTAAGGACCAAGGCTGGGACGATATTAATTGGGCTGCATACATCAGAGCAGATAATATCGATGCTGAGTTAGCTCAGCTTATGGTTGATACAGGTATGAGCTATTTTGAAATAGGTATCACTTCGGGATCTCAAGAACTTGTTAGAAAAATGAGATTAGCGTATGACCTTGAAACTGTATTAAATAATTGCAGAATGCTAGTCAAATCAGGTTTCAAGAATCATGTTTCAGTCAATTATTCATTTAATGTTTTTGATGAAACGCCCAGCACCATAAGACAAACAATTGCCTACCATAGAGAATTAGAAAATATTTTTGGTAAAGGCTTAGTTGATCCAGCTATATTCTTTATAGGTTTGCAACCTCATACTCTTCTTGAGAAGTACGCTTTGGAGCATAAAATTTTGAAGCCAAATTATAATCCAATGAGCATGATGCCCTGGACAGCGAGAAAACTTCTATGGAATCCAGGATCTTTAGGAGAAAAACTTGGTCAGGTTTGCTTAGAGGCTTTTGATAATCAAGAAGACGAATTTGGCAAAACAGTTATTGACATTCTTGAGAGAGAATACGGAAAGTCTTCCTTAAAAGAATCCCT